A portion of the Sphingobacterium spiritivorum genome contains these proteins:
- a CDS encoding alpha-L-fucosidase → MKLRTLLLTAFLSSKLLNGFSQEHNVSAGYQQPTDPQVIQNLDSWQDMKFGLFMHWGTYSQWGIVESWSLCPEDEGWTQRKPEHGSSYYEYVKNYENLQKTFNPTAFNPEKWAAAAKGAGMKYVVFTTKHHDGFAMFDTKQSDYKITDSKTPFSSNPKADVTKEIFNTFRKDGFKIGAYFSKPDWHTEYYWWSYFPPKDRNVNYDPTKYPERWKQYKDFTFNQINELTSNYGKVDILWLDGGWVRPFKTIDQSVEWQRTIKVEQDIDMDRIGTMARKNQPGIIVVDRTVPGAWENYVTPEQAIPDHKMDIPWESCITMGNSFSYVPNDQYKPTKKIVETLVKIISRGGNYLLNIAPGPNGDFDQAAYDRLKDLSAWMQINESAVFATRPVAPYHEGDYYYTKSKDNKTVNVFHLSDNTAYTMPEEFTFTLPENFNPRSVEILGYKGKLKWTKTADKITIKKPNSSLNYAAVIRLVSK, encoded by the coding sequence ATGAAATTACGTACACTATTATTAACCGCTTTCCTGAGCAGTAAATTGCTAAATGGTTTCAGCCAGGAGCATAATGTATCAGCAGGATACCAACAGCCCACAGATCCACAGGTTATCCAGAATCTGGATAGCTGGCAGGACATGAAATTCGGACTTTTTATGCATTGGGGTACCTATAGCCAATGGGGGATTGTAGAGAGCTGGTCTCTATGTCCGGAAGATGAAGGATGGACACAACGTAAACCTGAACACGGATCGTCTTATTACGAATATGTGAAGAATTATGAAAATCTTCAAAAGACGTTTAATCCGACTGCCTTCAATCCTGAAAAGTGGGCCGCAGCAGCTAAAGGTGCAGGTATGAAATATGTGGTGTTTACTACCAAACATCATGACGGATTTGCGATGTTTGATACCAAACAATCCGATTATAAAATCACAGACTCTAAAACTCCATTTTCAAGCAATCCTAAAGCTGATGTAACAAAAGAAATTTTTAACACATTCCGCAAAGACGGATTCAAGATCGGAGCTTATTTTTCTAAACCGGATTGGCATACCGAATACTACTGGTGGTCCTATTTTCCACCGAAAGACAGAAATGTAAATTACGATCCGACCAAATATCCGGAACGTTGGAAACAATACAAAGATTTCACCTTTAATCAGATTAACGAGCTGACGTCTAACTACGGAAAAGTAGATATACTCTGGCTGGACGGAGGATGGGTACGTCCATTCAAAACGATAGATCAATCTGTTGAATGGCAGCGCACGATCAAGGTAGAGCAAGATATTGACATGGATCGGATCGGGACTATGGCTCGTAAAAACCAGCCGGGTATTATCGTAGTGGACCGGACTGTACCGGGAGCCTGGGAAAATTATGTAACGCCGGAACAGGCTATACCTGACCATAAAATGGATATTCCATGGGAGAGCTGTATCACGATGGGGAATTCGTTCAGCTATGTCCCTAATGATCAGTATAAGCCAACCAAAAAGATCGTAGAAACTTTGGTCAAAATTATATCTCGTGGTGGCAATTATTTGCTGAATATAGCACCCGGACCAAACGGTGACTTTGATCAGGCGGCATATGACCGTTTAAAAGACTTATCAGCATGGATGCAGATTAATGAAAGTGCTGTCTTTGCAACCCGTCCGGTTGCACCTTACCATGAGGGAGATTATTATTATACTAAAAGCAAAGACAATAAAACCGTCAATGTATTTCACCTGTCTGACAACACAGCCTATACCATGCCGGAGGAATTTACATTTACACTTCCCGAAAACTTCAATCCCAGATCGGTTGAAATCTTAGGTTATAAAGGCAAATTAAAATGGACGAAAACAGCAGATAAAATCACTATCAAAAAACCAAACAGCAGCCTGAATTATGCGGCCGTTATCCGTTTAGTTTCAAAATAA
- a CDS encoding glycoside hydrolase family 3 N-terminal domain-containing protein: protein MKKQTVLLSAALLLQSFVSFGQQKPIYKDPAQPVEKRVQDLLSRMTPEEKFWQCFMIPGDLDHVSKDQYKHGIFGFQVSAGTKGGGASGQLLQYNANEGAEQLVRKINAIQKYFVEQSRLGIPIIPFDEALHGLMREGATAFPQAIGLASTFDPALMHEVATAIATESRLRGIRQILTPVVNLANDVRWGRTEETYGEDPYLSSLMGVAFVSAFEKQDIITTPKHFLANVGDGGRDSYPIFWNKRFLEETHLVPFKKAFQQGKSRSVMTAYNLIDGRPSTASKWLLTDKLKGEWKFDGFIISDASAVGGSTVLHYTAKDYPDASAQAINAGLDVIFQTEYDHYKLFMPPFLDGRISKTRIDDAVSRVLKAKFELGLFEQPYVSEKDIQKLVQQINNKPIAQQAAEGSFVLLQNQHHTLPVDASYKKILVVGEEATAARLGGYSGPGNGKVSILQGIQEYGKGKGLDIQYAKGITMKLLSTSVVAPSYLTSGNIKGLKGEYFNNASVSGTPAFTRTDEKIDFSWTLGSPDDKQLKMDQYSIRWTGQISSPASGTYEIGLKGNDGYRLYVDNKLIVDKWEKESYSTTTASFTFEKGKSYPIRVEFREMRGNAHIELVWSYGLPDYKKDYDEALAKAKEADYIIVTTGIHEGEFQDRALLNLEGNQEQFIQEVSLLNKPTTVVLVGGSAIKTTAWKDKVGAILNVWYPGEEGGHAVANTLFGKVSPSGKLPITYPVHEGQLPLVYNHHPTGRGDDYHHLSGEPLYPFGFGLSYSTFDFTNLTLETPAVSNKELIHFSVDVTNTGNIDAAEVTQVYVRDLLSSVSRPILELKAFKKEFIKAGETKKIHFTLDPQELAFFDEQMNWTTEPGEYRILIGNSSKNLPLKATVSIR from the coding sequence ATGAAAAAACAAACAGTTTTGCTTTCAGCAGCTTTATTACTTCAATCATTTGTAAGCTTCGGACAGCAAAAACCAATTTACAAAGATCCGGCTCAACCTGTCGAAAAAAGGGTACAGGATCTCTTAAGCCGAATGACTCCGGAAGAAAAATTCTGGCAATGCTTTATGATTCCGGGAGATTTAGACCATGTAAGTAAAGATCAGTATAAGCACGGCATCTTCGGTTTTCAGGTGAGTGCCGGTACAAAAGGCGGAGGTGCTTCCGGACAACTGTTACAGTACAACGCCAATGAAGGCGCAGAACAACTAGTACGTAAGATTAATGCTATCCAAAAATATTTCGTAGAACAGTCCCGTCTTGGGATTCCTATTATTCCGTTTGACGAGGCTCTTCACGGACTCATGCGCGAAGGCGCTACAGCTTTTCCGCAGGCCATAGGTCTGGCTTCCACATTTGATCCCGCTCTGATGCATGAGGTAGCAACAGCAATCGCTACCGAATCGCGCCTTCGCGGCATCAGACAGATTCTGACACCCGTTGTCAATCTGGCCAATGATGTAAGATGGGGAAGGACAGAGGAGACTTATGGTGAAGATCCTTATCTCAGCTCATTAATGGGTGTCGCTTTTGTGAGCGCTTTCGAAAAACAGGATATTATTACAACACCTAAACACTTTCTGGCCAATGTCGGAGATGGAGGACGTGACTCCTACCCTATTTTCTGGAATAAACGCTTTTTAGAAGAAACACATCTGGTCCCTTTTAAAAAAGCATTTCAGCAGGGAAAAAGCCGCTCCGTAATGACAGCTTACAACCTGATCGACGGCCGTCCTTCCACAGCAAGTAAGTGGTTATTGACAGATAAACTGAAAGGCGAATGGAAATTTGATGGATTTATTATCTCGGATGCCAGCGCAGTTGGTGGATCTACTGTATTGCATTACACTGCCAAAGATTATCCGGATGCATCAGCACAAGCTATCAATGCAGGATTAGATGTCATTTTCCAGACAGAATACGATCATTACAAACTGTTCATGCCTCCCTTTCTGGACGGAAGAATTTCCAAAACCCGTATTGATGATGCTGTGTCACGCGTATTGAAAGCTAAATTTGAACTGGGTCTTTTTGAACAACCTTATGTCAGCGAAAAAGATATTCAAAAATTAGTACAGCAAATCAACAACAAACCTATTGCACAGCAAGCCGCTGAAGGATCTTTTGTCTTGCTTCAAAATCAGCATCATACGCTTCCTGTTGATGCTTCCTATAAGAAAATCCTGGTTGTGGGAGAAGAGGCGACTGCAGCACGGCTAGGCGGATATAGCGGTCCCGGCAATGGTAAAGTCAGTATACTGCAGGGGATACAGGAGTATGGCAAAGGAAAAGGACTCGATATCCAATATGCCAAAGGTATTACTATGAAACTGCTTTCCACGAGTGTTGTGGCTCCTTCTTACCTGACTTCGGGAAATATTAAAGGACTTAAAGGCGAGTATTTTAACAATGCATCCGTATCAGGAACACCAGCATTCACACGTACAGATGAAAAAATAGACTTTAGCTGGACATTAGGTTCTCCGGATGACAAACAGCTTAAAATGGATCAATACAGCATCCGCTGGACAGGTCAGATCAGTTCTCCTGCATCCGGCACCTATGAAATCGGATTAAAAGGAAATGATGGTTACCGTCTCTATGTGGACAATAAGCTGATCGTGGATAAGTGGGAAAAAGAAAGTTACTCGACCACCACAGCTTCGTTTACATTTGAAAAAGGTAAAAGCTACCCTATCCGCGTAGAGTTTCGCGAAATGCGTGGCAATGCCCATATTGAATTAGTGTGGAGTTACGGATTGCCGGATTACAAAAAAGATTATGACGAAGCATTAGCGAAAGCGAAAGAAGCGGATTATATTATTGTCACCACCGGAATACACGAAGGTGAATTTCAGGATCGTGCTCTTCTAAATCTGGAGGGTAATCAGGAACAATTTATTCAGGAAGTATCTTTATTAAATAAACCGACAACGGTAGTCCTTGTCGGTGGTTCTGCAATTAAAACGACTGCCTGGAAGGATAAAGTAGGTGCTATTCTTAATGTATGGTATCCGGGTGAAGAAGGAGGTCATGCAGTAGCTAATACCTTATTCGGGAAGGTAAGCCCTTCGGGTAAACTACCGATAACATACCCCGTTCATGAAGGTCAGTTGCCGCTGGTATACAATCATCATCCGACAGGACGTGGTGATGATTACCATCACCTGAGCGGTGAGCCTCTGTATCCTTTTGGTTTCGGACTAAGTTACAGTACATTTGACTTTACAAATCTTACTTTGGAAACTCCTGCAGTCTCAAATAAGGAACTTATTCATTTTTCGGTAGATGTAACCAACACCGGGAATATAGATGCTGCTGAAGTAACACAGGTATACGTAAGAGATCTGCTCAGTTCTGTATCCCGGCCGATACTGGAACTCAAAGCATTCAAAAAGGAATTTATAAAAGCCGGAGAAACAAAGAAGATACATTTTACTTTGGACCCTCAGGAACTGGCTTTCTTTGATGAACAGATGAACTGGACAACTGAACCCGGAGAATACCGGATACTTATTGGCAATTCGTCTAAAAATCTTCCTTTAAAAGCTACCGTTTCTATCCGATAA
- a CDS encoding alpha-L-fucosidase, producing MKKLFLILFIFIGLSFSSFAQLSPEKRTEWFKQDRFGMFIHWGLYSAAEGLWKGEKLRYVNNYAEWIRYRNRISKEEYGTLATRFDWDKINPEQWVLLAKEAGMKYIIITTKHHDGVAIWDTKIGDYSLPKLSGSKRDVIKELADACRKHGMKLGFYYSHWIDWEHPYAWNHMQELTGRVTDAQFNQYWQEKALPQLRELLTNYGDIAIMWFDMWIPYQKTIFKKEQLDQAIALIRELQPDCLINSRLGLPASDPNIDFETLGDNQFGTAYTTHPWETPGTIAHSWGYNAQENEWKSTTQLFNSLISNVSMNGDFTLNIGPRADGTVPYESISRLRDLGNWLTKNGEALYGNTGLELRTDQHDWGKLTTKMVNGKQMVYAHVFNWPLDHILRISGISSPPSGVELWKEDGSKEKLAFDQTGPLIHVKLPSSQSNPFVSVVAFEFPQAVTLEKDIAGESTFGGFSLNSINTINKDFKVVRYDGLRPTHLIVDQLKEIRWKVYIPKAGTYSVAVSAHNPNKENVEIKVAEGSRQLEGKITPTGKMVAEPNENNYVDEFVDNNTGTLQFSNAGAYEIRFQIKGNKPLWLNRIWLEEK from the coding sequence ATGAAAAAACTATTTCTTATCCTTTTCATATTTATAGGCTTATCGTTTAGCTCCTTTGCCCAGCTCAGTCCGGAAAAGCGGACAGAATGGTTCAAGCAGGACCGGTTTGGAATGTTTATTCATTGGGGGCTTTACAGTGCTGCAGAAGGTTTATGGAAGGGAGAAAAACTGCGTTATGTAAATAATTATGCCGAATGGATCCGGTACCGCAACCGAATCTCCAAAGAGGAATATGGTACACTTGCTACCCGGTTTGACTGGGATAAGATCAACCCGGAACAATGGGTATTACTGGCAAAAGAAGCCGGAATGAAGTACATCATTATCACCACCAAACACCACGACGGAGTAGCCATATGGGATACCAAAATAGGTGATTACAGCCTGCCTAAACTTAGTGGAAGCAAGCGCGATGTCATCAAAGAACTGGCAGATGCCTGTCGTAAACATGGCATGAAACTGGGGTTTTATTATTCACACTGGATTGACTGGGAACATCCATATGCCTGGAATCATATGCAGGAATTGACCGGACGTGTTACTGATGCGCAATTCAATCAGTACTGGCAGGAAAAAGCTTTACCTCAGTTAAGAGAGCTACTCACCAATTACGGGGATATCGCGATTATGTGGTTTGACATGTGGATACCGTATCAAAAAACTATTTTCAAAAAAGAGCAGCTGGATCAGGCTATTGCTTTAATACGTGAGCTTCAGCCCGATTGTCTTATCAATTCCCGACTTGGGCTACCTGCTTCTGACCCGAATATTGATTTTGAAACATTGGGAGATAATCAGTTCGGAACAGCCTATACAACTCACCCCTGGGAAACTCCGGGTACTATAGCACATTCCTGGGGATATAATGCACAGGAAAATGAATGGAAATCTACAACGCAGTTGTTCAATTCCCTGATCAGTAATGTCAGTATGAATGGAGATTTCACACTGAATATCGGTCCCCGTGCTGATGGAACAGTTCCTTATGAGAGCATAAGCCGCCTCCGTGATTTAGGAAACTGGCTGACAAAAAACGGAGAAGCATTATATGGCAATACAGGTCTGGAGCTCCGTACAGATCAGCATGACTGGGGCAAACTGACAACCAAAATGGTTAACGGCAAACAAATGGTATATGCTCATGTCTTTAACTGGCCTTTGGATCATATTCTCCGCATCAGTGGCATCAGCTCACCCCCTTCCGGTGTAGAATTGTGGAAAGAAGATGGCAGCAAAGAAAAGTTAGCATTCGATCAGACAGGACCTTTGATCCACGTGAAATTACCTTCTTCTCAAAGTAATCCTTTTGTTTCTGTTGTCGCTTTTGAATTTCCTCAGGCTGTTACATTAGAAAAGGATATTGCTGGTGAGTCGACATTCGGAGGATTTTCATTAAACAGTATCAATACGATCAATAAGGATTTTAAAGTAGTTCGTTATGATGGTCTCAGACCTACTCATCTGATCGTTGATCAACTTAAAGAAATCCGCTGGAAAGTATATATTCCAAAAGCAGGAACGTATTCAGTAGCCGTCTCCGCTCATAACCCGAATAAAGAAAACGTAGAAATTAAAGTGGCTGAAGGCAGCCGTCAACTGGAAGGAAAAATTACCCCAACTGGTAAAATGGTTGCCGAACCAAACGAAAATAACTATGTCGATGAATTTGTAGACAACAATACCGGAACACTTCAATTTTCAAACGCCGGAGCCTATGAAATCCGATTTCAAATCAAAGGAAACAAACCTCTTTGGCTAAACAGAATCTGGCTGGAAGAGAAGTAA
- a CDS encoding SusD/RagB family nutrient-binding outer membrane lipoprotein has translation MKKSLLYILFSGLTLLSFTGCKKDLEDKFQNPDASTQPNIPAFFTDMLNNDRVRPSYWHYRTFILSNQAIYTQTASFYPSNTMYQPNDGYAYNYWTDFYAPGVLGIYRSMEVAYANLPETERATKEVFLNAGKVVLFDEASKMIDNFGDIPFSEAGSLPTNSTIIKPKFDDQKELYYSFIDELKALNLYFEKASTNADFSKYDILNSGNIQKWRKYTNSLRLRLLMRISNVDETKARTEIMEMLGNATLYPLVDGSANPNYSPKADDILLYPLTNNTTSLRQALLEGPNHYATDYMLNKVMLPSNDPRIPVFYDKFGRTVDGKFVQNKEYKAMPIEFTSTDMENNFQDYAVLDSATFFDNVSTPGIVINASEVNFIKAEAHLRWGNEADAKTAYDLGVKQSITFYYYLNNLNTSGLKTEQKPTEEIISEFVDNSAAAFTGDATKKLELIITQKWLHFGYLQAQQAWSEYRRTELPKLTFQTAGLVNYANPPKRLTYPSTEVSNNNVNYQAVKSKDTRDTKIFWDIK, from the coding sequence ATGAAAAAATCACTATTATATATTTTATTTTCAGGACTTACCCTTCTATCCTTCACGGGATGTAAGAAAGATCTGGAAGATAAATTTCAGAACCCAGATGCCTCTACACAGCCAAACATTCCGGCTTTTTTCACGGATATGCTCAATAATGACCGGGTAAGACCATCTTACTGGCATTACAGAACATTCATCCTTTCTAATCAGGCAATATATACACAGACTGCATCCTTCTATCCGTCTAATACAATGTATCAGCCAAATGACGGATATGCATATAATTACTGGACAGATTTCTATGCGCCAGGTGTATTAGGTATCTACCGTTCAATGGAAGTGGCCTATGCAAATCTTCCGGAGACAGAAAGAGCAACGAAAGAAGTATTCCTGAATGCAGGTAAAGTTGTTCTATTTGATGAAGCATCAAAAATGATTGATAACTTCGGCGATATTCCTTTCAGTGAAGCGGGTAGTTTACCAACAAACAGTACCATCATCAAACCAAAATTTGATGATCAGAAAGAGTTATACTACTCGTTTATCGACGAACTGAAAGCACTGAACCTTTATTTTGAAAAAGCCAGCACCAATGCCGATTTTTCAAAGTATGACATTCTGAATAGCGGAAACATCCAGAAATGGAGAAAATACACCAATTCATTACGTCTTCGTCTGTTAATGAGAATTTCTAATGTGGATGAAACCAAAGCCAGAACAGAGATTATGGAAATGCTGGGCAATGCGACTCTATATCCGTTAGTTGACGGATCTGCTAATCCAAATTACTCTCCGAAGGCAGATGATATCTTATTGTATCCATTGACCAACAACACAACCAGTCTGAGACAGGCCTTATTAGAAGGACCGAATCACTATGCAACGGACTATATGTTGAATAAAGTGATGCTCCCTTCAAATGACCCGAGAATCCCTGTGTTCTATGATAAATTCGGAAGAACGGTAGACGGAAAATTTGTACAAAACAAAGAGTACAAAGCAATGCCTATTGAGTTTACATCAACAGACATGGAAAACAACTTTCAGGATTATGCAGTGCTGGACTCTGCTACATTCTTTGATAACGTATCCACTCCGGGTATTGTGATCAATGCTTCAGAAGTCAATTTCATCAAAGCGGAGGCGCACCTGAGATGGGGTAACGAGGCAGATGCAAAGACGGCTTACGACCTGGGAGTTAAACAATCCATTACGTTCTATTACTACCTTAATAATCTGAATACTTCCGGATTAAAAACAGAACAAAAACCAACAGAAGAAATTATCTCTGAATTTGTCGATAATTCTGCAGCTGCCTTTACCGGAGATGCAACAAAGAAATTAGAACTTATTATCACGCAAAAATGGTTACATTTCGGTTATTTACAGGCACAGCAAGCCTGGTCTGAATACAGAAGAACTGAACTTCCAAAACTGACATTCCAGACGGCAGGTCTTGTTAACTATGCTAATCCTCCAAAAAGATTAACATATCCAAGTACTGAAGTTTCAAACAACAATGTAAACTATCAGGCTGTTAAAAGTAAAGATACCAGAGACACGAAGATATTCTGGGATATTAAGTAA
- a CDS encoding sialidase family protein, with the protein MEFSCYSVPCIGIQPTVVKTGFLFEENRYFAQCHASTLAETASGEILASWFGGTHEGNKDVVIWSSAFDGQKWSVPKQIADGISNDTVQYACWNPVLFKAKEDNTLYLYYKVGPNPREWWGAVKTSADNGKTWSSASLLPKGILGPVKNKPLELSNGIILSPSSVEVTEDRWIGHVERSDDQQKSWSSYPIDHNSPFNIIQPSIVQHADGRLQVLCRSKEGFVMTSWSSDEGKNWSALSKTNLINPNSATDAIRIKNGFLIVYNPDIPGKDWWEGRAKLRVAYSKDGISWKDILVLEDEDKGEFSYPTIIQDIKGLVHITYTYNRRNIKHIILKI; encoded by the coding sequence GTGGAGTTCTCCTGTTATTCGGTTCCCTGTATAGGTATACAGCCGACAGTGGTGAAAACGGGTTTTCTATTTGAAGAAAACAGATATTTTGCGCAATGTCATGCTTCTACTCTTGCAGAAACAGCTTCCGGGGAGATACTAGCCTCCTGGTTCGGAGGCACACACGAAGGAAATAAAGATGTGGTCATCTGGAGTTCAGCATTCGACGGCCAGAAATGGTCCGTTCCTAAACAGATAGCTGATGGAATCAGTAATGACACCGTACAATATGCCTGTTGGAATCCTGTACTATTTAAAGCAAAAGAAGACAATACCCTGTATCTCTATTATAAAGTAGGACCGAATCCACGTGAATGGTGGGGTGCAGTAAAGACTTCAGCAGATAATGGCAAGACGTGGTCATCTGCCAGTCTGTTGCCAAAGGGTATTTTAGGCCCGGTTAAAAATAAGCCATTGGAACTCTCCAATGGCATTATTCTGTCTCCATCCAGTGTAGAGGTCACTGAAGACCGTTGGATAGGTCATGTGGAGCGCAGCGATGATCAGCAGAAGTCATGGTCCAGTTATCCTATTGATCATAACTCGCCGTTCAACATTATTCAACCCAGTATCGTACAGCATGCTGATGGAAGGCTCCAGGTACTTTGCCGCAGCAAGGAAGGGTTTGTTATGACTTCATGGTCTTCGGATGAAGGGAAAAACTGGTCTGCATTATCCAAAACAAATCTGATCAATCCCAATTCAGCTACAGATGCTATCCGCATCAAAAATGGTTTCCTGATTGTTTATAATCCTGACATTCCGGGAAAAGACTGGTGGGAAGGCAGAGCCAAACTCCGGGTTGCCTATTCAAAAGATGGTATCAGCTGGAAAGATATTCTGGTATTGGAAGACGAGGATAAAGGAGAATTCAGTTATCCTACGATTATACAGGATATTAAAGGCCTGGTGCATATTACGTATACATACAACCGTAGGAATATTAAACATATTATCTTAAAAATCTGA